Genomic window (Pyrus communis chromosome 13, drPyrComm1.1, whole genome shotgun sequence):
CCTGTGTAAGGGGGATGTTGCAGACAATTAATTCGCCATTAGCCAGAAGATTAGGCTGTAAATTTTACTTAATTTGTAGGATTTAGTTCCAATATATGGCTGTAAATACTTATAGGAAGAAAAGCCATTGTCCAAAAAGCACAGTCCTCATCTTTTGTAACCAAAACTTTGTGTGATAAGAAAACCCTTTTGTCTCCTGATGGACTTGGAGTCTATGAAACATGAAGCTGCCAGTCCCAGACCTGACCAAGCTGACAAACAGCAAACGCCGGACGGGACTGGCAGCTTAGTCAGCGAAGACAAAACCAAAATCACGAGGCACCCTCGATGGACCCGACACGAGACCTTTGTCCTCATAGAAGGCAAGAGGATCGTGGAGAATGTGGTCCAGAGGGGCCGGCGATCTACTTCAGCGTTGGGGACAGAAAATTTTGAACCCAAGTGGGATTTGGTCTCGTCTTACTGCAGGCAGCGCAGCGTGAGCAGATGGCCTGTTCAGTGCAGGAAAAGATGGAGCAATCTGCTTGTGGATTTTAAGAAAATCAGGAACTGGGAGGCACAGATAAAGCAGGAGGCCGAGTCGTTTTGGGTGATGAGGAATGATGTGCGGAGGGAGAGGAGGCTGCCTGGTTTCTTTGATCGGGAGGTTTACAACGTGTTGGTTGGAAAGGAAGTGACTGCAATGGAAGCCTGTCCCCTCGCATTGTTTATGCCGGGGCAAACAGATGCGAAGGATGGTGATGGGATAGAGGACGCGGCTGCagaggaagaggatgaggaggagagACCTGAGAAAGATTTAAATGGTGGTCGAGATGATATGGCAGAAGATAGATTAAGTTCAGATTTTGAGGAGTCTGGGCAAGATGAGAcaaccaagaaatcaaagaatgAAAACCTTATGCAAGACAGTCCAACAAAAACAGTCACAACTCCACTGCCTAATTCAggtgatttattttctttgcacTGAAATCGTATTTCATTACAATCGTGAATCATGATCATATAAGCTTTCGGGTTTATGATT
Coding sequences:
- the LOC137713619 gene encoding trihelix transcription factor ASR3-like — encoded protein: MDLESMKHEAASPRPDQADKQQTPDGTGSLVSEDKTKITRHPRWTRHETFVLIEGKRIVENVVQRGRRSTSALGTENFEPKWDLVSSYCRQRSVSRWPVQCRKRWSNLLVDFKKIRNWEAQIKQEAESFWVMRNDVRRERRLPGFFDREVYNVLVGKEVTAMEACPLALFMPGQTDAKDGDGIEDAAAEEEDEEERPEKDLNGGRDDMAEDRLSSDFEESGQDETTKKSKNENLMQDSPTKTVTTPLPNSGAIKEKLSLGSKTSGENVYQEKWKQRRVSTDESEHSNIDQLIKVLERNSNMLNAQLEAHNINCHFEREQRKEQNNSILVALGKVTDVLARIADKL